From Xenopus laevis strain J_2021 chromosome 7L, Xenopus_laevis_v10.1, whole genome shotgun sequence, one genomic window encodes:
- the LOC108696753 gene encoding uncharacterized protein LOC108696753 isoform X3: MDERRLDKLGITELAKEFGQIIKSIEATISKGGRLMEVINTKFQELKLKAEIIFATFEEERACPNLKDGFNCGVVEQKVTQCGTCTERNMVCVGGSNESTCDEMVAKCPMCVCHGESCHHKRTGKPCHPCKDYEKCLNEVLHCKDQEIQILEGEYLVFDCSLKFLESVDEEIEYVLEKRNESGVVHEKTSRLSHLLIPKADNESSGHYVCTARSKESTFPISRVEFNVTVSPPPPPEDNITINKWIKITVIIGSVISFVIIASIYTCIGLLTLKRKRNLDIRAEKKLMKQKNISMYTQKSKQTELGEVKITMDIEECKPKELEEVKITIDIEESKPTVKK; this comes from the exons GAGGCAGACTTATGGAGGTCATAAATACCAAGTTCCAAGAGCTAAAACTGAAAGCTGAAATAATTTTTGCAACATTTGAAGAAGAAC GTGCATGCCCCAATCTGAAAG ATGGCTTCAATTGTG gAGTTGTTGAACAGAAAGTCACTCAATGTGGCACATGCACAGAGCGGAATATGGTGTGTGTTGGGGGCTCCAATGAGAGCACATGTGATG aaaTGGTGGCCAAATGCCCGATGTGTGTGTGTCATGGAGAATCATGTCATC ACAAAAGAACCGGGAAACCATGCCACCCTTGCAAGGACTACGAGAAGTGCCTTAATGAGGTTTTGCATTGCAAAG ATCAGGAAATCCAAATTCTTGAAGGAGAATATTTGGTATTTGACTGCAGCCTGAAGTTTCTCGAGAGCGTCGACGAAGAGATTGAATATGTTTTAGAAAAG AGAAATGAAAGTGGCGTTGTCCATGAAAAGACTTCCAGATTGTCCCACCTTCTGATACCTAAAGCTGACAATGAATCTTCAGGCCATTACGTTTGTACAGCAAGGTCCAAAGAATCCACGTTTCCAATTAGCAGAGTGGAGTTTAACGTAACAG TTTCACCTCCACCTCCACCTGAAGATAACATTACAATTAACAAGTGGATCAAGATCACAGTGATAATTGGTTCTGTTATCTCCTTCGTGATAATTGCATCAATATACACTTGCATAGG gTTATTAAcgttaaaaaggaaaagaaacttGGATATTCGTGCAGAGAAGAAGTTAATGAAACAGAAGAATATCTCAATGTATACTCAGAAGAGTAAGCAAACAGAACTGGGAGAAGTGAAGATCACAATGGATATTGAGGAGTGTAagccaaaagaactggaagaagtGAAGATCACAATTGATATTGAGGAGAGTAAGCCAACAGTGAAGAAGTAA